A genomic segment from Geitlerinema sp. PCC 7407 encodes:
- a CDS encoding NADH-quinone oxidoreductase subunit M, whose product MLSALIWVPLIGAAVIGFLPPFSSAKLARLGTLAIVVSTFLWSLFLASQFNAGVSDLQFVEYVPWLERLGLTYYLGVDGLSLPLLLLNGFLTAIAIYSSDSEIRRPKLYYSLILLINAGVAGAFLAQDLLLFFLFYELELIPLYLLIAIWGGARRGYAATKFLIYTAVSGILLLATFLGLVGLSGASTFSYDPVQAQALPLATQMILLVALLIGFGIKIPLVPFHTWLPDAHVEASTPVSVLLAGVLLKLGTYGLLRFGLGLFPDAWAAIAPWLATWAVVSVLYGAFAAITQQDMKKMVAYSSVAHMGYILLAAAAATPLSLAGAVSQMVSHGLISGLLFLLVGVVYAKTGTRDLRELTGLLNPERGLPLIGSLMILGVMASAGIPGMTGFIAEFLIFRGCFASFPIQTLLCMVGTGLTAVYFLNLVNRAFFSRLSPKVIDLPRVRWGERMPAIALAVIIVIFGVQPRWMVLWSEAVTTAMSLPSATVQTVEEKTGSPPALTAGIESTLLAVRSPHL is encoded by the coding sequence ATGCTTAGTGCCTTGATCTGGGTGCCTCTGATTGGCGCCGCTGTTATTGGCTTTTTGCCACCTTTCTCCAGCGCAAAGCTGGCTCGGCTCGGAACGCTGGCGATCGTCGTTAGCACCTTTCTCTGGTCGCTTTTTTTGGCGAGCCAGTTCAATGCAGGTGTGAGCGATTTGCAGTTTGTGGAGTATGTTCCATGGCTGGAGCGACTGGGCCTCACCTACTACCTAGGAGTTGACGGGCTTTCGCTGCCTTTGTTGCTGCTGAATGGCTTTCTGACGGCGATCGCCATCTACAGCAGCGATTCTGAAATTCGGCGACCCAAGCTCTACTACTCCCTGATTTTGCTCATCAATGCAGGGGTTGCAGGCGCCTTTTTGGCCCAAGACCTGCTGCTGTTTTTCCTGTTTTATGAGCTAGAGCTGATTCCGCTGTACCTCTTGATTGCCATCTGGGGCGGCGCACGGCGGGGCTATGCCGCCACCAAGTTCTTGATCTATACGGCTGTCTCCGGCATTTTGCTGCTGGCGACTTTCCTGGGCCTGGTAGGATTGAGCGGCGCGAGTACTTTCTCCTATGACCCCGTACAGGCTCAGGCGCTGCCTCTGGCGACCCAGATGATTCTGCTGGTAGCGCTGCTGATCGGCTTTGGTATCAAGATTCCTCTGGTGCCGTTTCACACTTGGCTACCGGATGCCCACGTGGAAGCCTCGACGCCGGTTTCGGTGCTGCTGGCTGGCGTGCTTCTAAAGCTGGGGACCTATGGCCTGCTGCGGTTTGGGCTAGGCCTTTTCCCAGATGCTTGGGCGGCGATCGCCCCGTGGCTGGCGACGTGGGCGGTGGTGAGCGTGCTGTATGGCGCCTTCGCTGCCATCACTCAGCAAGACATGAAAAAAATGGTGGCCTACAGCTCTGTCGCTCATATGGGCTACATTCTGCTGGCCGCCGCCGCCGCAACGCCCTTGAGCCTGGCAGGCGCGGTGAGCCAGATGGTCAGCCACGGCTTGATTTCCGGTTTGCTCTTCTTGCTGGTGGGGGTGGTCTACGCCAAAACAGGCACCCGCGACCTGCGAGAGCTCACCGGTTTGCTCAACCCAGAGCGCGGCTTGCCCCTGATTGGCAGTCTGATGATTTTGGGGGTGATGGCCAGCGCTGGCATTCCCGGCATGACAGGGTTTATTGCTGAATTTTTGATCTTCCGGGGCTGCTTCGCCAGTTTTCCTATCCAGACGCTGCTGTGCATGGTGGGTACGGGTCTGACGGCGGTGTATTTCCTCAATTTGGTCAACCGCGCCTTCTTTAGTCGACTGTCTCCCAAGGTGATCGACCTGCCCCGCGTGCGCTGGGGTGAGCGGATGCCAGCGATCGCTCTGGCCGTCATCATCGTGATCTTTGGTGTTCAGCCTCGCTGGATGGTGCTCTGGAGCGAAGCGGTTACTACCGCCATGAGCCTTCCGAGCGCCACTGTTCAGACGGTTGAGGAGAAGACGGGCAGTCCACCAGCGCTGACCGCTGGTATTGAGAGCACGCTCCTAGCAGTGCGATCGCCCCATCTCTAA
- the recJ gene encoding single-stranded-DNA-specific exonuclease RecJ, with translation MPEVSPLFSSQWQISPATSPPQWLIDKIRLLKPSLDGRWAARLLWQRGIQQPEKLAGFLAPEAYQPTGPEAFGAEMATAIARLVKAWETGDRVAIWGDFDADGVTATAVLWEGLGQFFGADRLSYYIPNRLTESHGLSCEGLAAIAAAGTRLVVTCDTGSTCRAEINYAQDLGLDLIITDHHTLLPERPPVLALINPRSLPPEHPLATLSGVAVAYKLVEALYAALPQVPQQPLEALLDLVAIGLIADLVELRDDCRYLAQRGIRQLQRQQDPQTATRPGITRLLELCQKSGDRPTDISFGIGPRINAVSRIHGDARFCVELLTSRDRQRCAQLALETELANARRKSLQQDVFRQASTLLARTDLSTTSVIVLAEEGWPVGVLGLVANQVAQEYGRPTILLSIDLPGAEAEGPRLARGSARSLNGIDLYDLVADQQFLLHRFGGHPFAAGLSLPADNIPLFRDAINQQFRQRLGDYTGTMAAILQADLVMTVADLSAQLFHELKLLEPCGMGNPVPRLLIQRVWFDKARHFLLKDSQNHKTRYILTKFELWDATVQVGFPGTWWGHYREDLPSGLCDAIVELDFNARDRRYEVRLIAVRPTEAAELPMSAIAPAMDWIVDGRASGRLDGPEPALVMGDRPLAWDDFRPWFWQAYQADRPLVLAYPPPDAVSPQAVWQRLLGIAKYLSRTGQSATQAQIQAKLNVGDRALRAGFAALECLGFQVTWAADAADQQCCISWREPAPEPDQEGVPGPIAHFWQAVQEEQFRHQYFYEVPLGVIQTVAQQQLLHAELTESRALEEGDRLPPENLA, from the coding sequence ATGCCTGAGGTTTCACCGCTTTTCTCTTCACAGTGGCAAATTTCGCCCGCCACCTCACCGCCCCAATGGCTGATTGACAAAATTCGGCTCTTGAAGCCGAGCCTGGACGGGCGCTGGGCGGCAAGGCTGCTGTGGCAGCGCGGCATTCAGCAGCCGGAAAAGCTGGCGGGATTTCTAGCGCCAGAAGCCTATCAGCCCACAGGGCCAGAGGCCTTTGGGGCAGAAATGGCGACGGCGATCGCCCGGCTGGTCAAGGCCTGGGAAACGGGCGATCGCGTGGCGATCTGGGGAGACTTTGATGCGGATGGGGTCACAGCGACGGCGGTCCTGTGGGAAGGCCTGGGGCAGTTTTTCGGAGCCGATCGCCTGAGCTACTACATTCCCAATCGCCTGACCGAGTCCCACGGCCTGTCCTGCGAAGGGCTAGCGGCGATCGCGGCGGCGGGGACGCGCCTGGTGGTGACCTGCGATACGGGCAGCACCTGCCGCGCCGAAATTAACTATGCCCAGGACCTGGGGCTCGACTTGATCATCACGGATCACCACACGCTGCTGCCGGAGCGGCCGCCGGTGCTGGCCCTGATCAATCCGCGATCGCTGCCGCCGGAGCACCCCTTAGCAACGCTGTCTGGGGTCGCCGTGGCCTACAAGCTCGTGGAAGCGCTGTACGCGGCGCTGCCCCAGGTGCCCCAGCAGCCCCTCGAAGCGCTGCTGGATTTGGTCGCCATTGGCCTGATTGCGGACTTGGTGGAGCTGCGGGACGACTGCCGCTACCTGGCCCAGCGGGGCATTCGGCAGCTCCAGCGCCAGCAAGATCCCCAGACCGCGACGCGCCCCGGCATCACGCGGCTGCTGGAACTGTGCCAAAAATCGGGCGATCGCCCCACGGATATTTCCTTTGGCATTGGGCCGCGCATCAATGCCGTGAGCCGAATTCACGGGGACGCGCGCTTTTGTGTGGAGCTGCTGACCAGTCGCGATCGCCAGCGCTGCGCCCAGCTCGCTCTGGAGACCGAGCTCGCCAACGCCCGCCGCAAGAGCCTCCAGCAAGACGTGTTTCGCCAAGCCAGCACCCTGCTGGCTCGGACCGATCTGTCGACCACCAGCGTGATCGTCTTGGCCGAAGAGGGTTGGCCGGTGGGGGTTTTGGGGCTGGTGGCGAACCAGGTGGCTCAGGAGTACGGCCGACCGACGATCTTGCTGAGCATCGATTTGCCAGGGGCGGAGGCCGAAGGGCCTCGGCTGGCCCGCGGATCGGCTCGCTCCCTCAATGGCATTGATCTGTATGACTTGGTGGCCGATCAGCAGTTTTTGCTCCATCGCTTTGGGGGGCACCCCTTCGCGGCGGGCCTGAGCTTGCCAGCCGATAATATTCCGCTGTTCCGGGACGCGATCAACCAGCAGTTTCGCCAGCGCCTTGGGGACTATACCGGGACGATGGCCGCGATTTTGCAGGCGGATCTGGTGATGACGGTGGCGGACCTGAGCGCCCAGCTTTTTCATGAACTCAAGCTGCTGGAGCCCTGCGGCATGGGCAATCCGGTGCCTCGGCTGCTGATTCAGCGGGTTTGGTTTGATAAGGCGCGGCATTTTTTGCTCAAGGACTCCCAAAACCACAAGACCCGCTACATTCTCACCAAGTTTGAGCTGTGGGACGCGACGGTCCAGGTCGGGTTTCCGGGCACGTGGTGGGGCCACTACCGGGAGGATCTGCCCAGCGGGCTGTGTGATGCCATTGTGGAGCTGGACTTTAATGCGCGCGATCGCCGCTATGAGGTGCGCTTGATTGCGGTGCGGCCGACGGAGGCGGCGGAGCTACCGATGTCGGCGATCGCCCCCGCGATGGACTGGATCGTCGATGGTCGGGCTTCAGGCCGCCTCGACGGGCCAGAACCGGCCCTGGTGATGGGCGATCGCCCCCTGGCCTGGGATGACTTCCGGCCCTGGTTTTGGCAAGCCTACCAGGCCGATCGCCCCCTGGTGCTGGCCTATCCGCCGCCGGATGCCGTATCTCCCCAGGCGGTCTGGCAGCGCCTGCTCGGCATCGCCAAATACCTCAGCCGCACCGGCCAAAGCGCCACCCAAGCGCAAATTCAGGCCAAGCTCAACGTGGGCGATCGCGCTTTGCGGGCGGGCTTTGCGGCCTTGGAGTGTCTGGGCTTTCAGGTGACCTGGGCGGCTGACGCGGCCGATCAGCAGTGCTGCATCTCCTGGCGTGAGCCCGCACCCGAGCCCGATCAGGAGGGAGTGCCTGGGCCGATCGCCCACTTCTGGCAGGCGGTGCAAGAAGAGCAGTTTCGCCACCAGTATTTCTATGAGGTGCCCCTAGGGGTGATCCAGACCGTGGCCCAGCAGCAGCTCCTGCACGCCGAATTGACCGAATCAAGAGCGCTGGAGGAGGGCGATCGCCTGCCGCCCGAAAACCTCGCCTAA
- a CDS encoding A24 family peptidase: MDVLAQFLPTVFVLALGSAIGSFLNVVVYRIPAGLSILHPPSRCPHCLHRLRRHENVPVLGWLWLRGRCAHCGSPIAVRYPLVEALTGLLFVVTFWVFGFSWLTVGYWLFFSWLLALALIDVDTMTLPNPLTQSGLIAGLVFQGWLAIAQPSGASAIASQLMTGILGAVVGLWLLELIGNVGSLAFGRTAMGGGDAKLAAMMGAWLGWKLLLLAGFIACVLGALWGGGAQVLKVSQRGQVMPFGPFLALGALLTAFFGEMAIAAYLRLFFPTL; encoded by the coding sequence ATGGACGTTTTAGCCCAGTTCCTGCCGACAGTTTTTGTGCTTGCCCTTGGGTCGGCGATCGGTAGCTTCCTGAATGTGGTGGTTTATCGGATACCTGCGGGCCTGTCCATTCTTCACCCGCCCTCGCGCTGTCCTCACTGCCTGCACCGGCTCCGTCGCCACGAAAATGTGCCGGTTCTAGGCTGGCTGTGGCTGCGGGGGCGCTGTGCTCACTGCGGCAGTCCCATTGCGGTGCGCTATCCCCTCGTCGAAGCGTTGACGGGGCTTTTGTTCGTGGTGACGTTTTGGGTGTTTGGGTTTTCGTGGCTGACGGTGGGGTACTGGCTGTTTTTTAGCTGGCTGCTCGCCCTGGCGCTGATCGACGTTGACACCATGACCCTGCCCAATCCCCTGACCCAGTCCGGGCTGATCGCGGGACTGGTGTTTCAGGGCTGGCTGGCGATCGCCCAACCGAGTGGCGCAAGCGCGATCGCGTCTCAGCTGATGACCGGCATCTTGGGGGCTGTGGTGGGCCTGTGGCTGCTGGAGCTGATCGGCAATGTCGGCTCTCTGGCGTTTGGCAGGACCGCCATGGGCGGCGGCGATGCCAAGCTGGCGGCCATGATGGGGGCCTGGCTGGGCTGGAAGCTGCTGCTGCTGGCTGGTTTCATCGCCTGCGTTCTGGGGGCTCTGTGGGGCGGCGGCGCCCAAGTCCTCAAAGTTTCCCAGCGGGGCCAGGTGATGCCTTTTGGTCCATTTTTGGCCTTGGGCGCGCTTTTGACGGCTTTTTTTGGCGAAATGGCCATCGCAGCTTATTTGCGGCTCTTCTTTCCGACGCTCTAG
- a CDS encoding CO2 hydration protein — MVTLQTPISSPYAPYIERLEAGEALLPHSPTNLLEVVGILKSYGVVLDAYSNNLIFVGENTFLNPFPFFKYFNGKVSLKQLLRHWWHDRINYEYAEYCVRTMLWHGGGGLDTFVDSPEFAERTRVAMQRHLRSNPLSKALDALFPKFFLEQAKMLAYYSALGQFWRIMSDMFIDLSDQFDRGKIKDIPDVVTLIQDALVANASVPITYRVHVDGQTHELIPESAGLTFLMDTAVPYVESVFFRGTPFMGVISYNAQAHQIPNQQEDFGYGALYADPLPSGGAGIPPTLLMQDMRHFLPDYLHEIYLKSHRGEDDLLVKICQSFQKSMFCVTTAAIRGLAPFPLETGNPDEQSQNRAYLTGWLTRLVDSRLTTVNPV, encoded by the coding sequence ATGGTCACCCTTCAAACGCCCATTTCTTCCCCTTACGCCCCTTATATCGAGCGCCTCGAAGCTGGAGAAGCGCTGCTTCCCCACAGCCCCACTAACCTCTTGGAAGTTGTGGGCATTCTGAAGAGCTACGGCGTCGTGCTGGATGCCTATTCCAACAACCTCATCTTTGTTGGCGAAAACACCTTCCTCAATCCTTTTCCCTTCTTCAAGTATTTCAACGGCAAAGTCTCGCTCAAGCAGCTTCTGCGCCACTGGTGGCACGATCGCATCAACTATGAGTACGCCGAGTACTGCGTTCGCACCATGCTCTGGCACGGTGGCGGCGGTCTGGATACCTTTGTGGACTCGCCGGAGTTTGCCGAGCGCACCCGCGTCGCTATGCAGCGCCACCTCCGCAGCAATCCCCTCAGCAAGGCCCTCGACGCGCTCTTTCCAAAGTTTTTCCTAGAGCAGGCCAAGATGCTGGCCTACTACAGCGCTCTGGGCCAGTTTTGGCGGATCATGAGCGACATGTTTATTGATCTGTCGGATCAGTTCGATCGCGGCAAGATCAAAGACATTCCGGATGTTGTCACGCTGATCCAAGACGCCCTTGTTGCTAACGCCAGCGTTCCCATCACCTATCGAGTCCACGTAGATGGCCAAACCCACGAGCTGATTCCCGAATCAGCCGGCCTCACGTTCTTGATGGACACGGCGGTTCCCTATGTCGAGAGCGTTTTCTTCCGGGGCACGCCCTTTATGGGAGTCATCTCCTACAACGCTCAAGCGCACCAGATTCCCAATCAGCAAGAAGATTTCGGCTATGGCGCGCTCTATGCTGACCCGCTGCCTTCTGGGGGCGCTGGCATTCCACCGACGCTGCTGATGCAGGATATGCGGCACTTTTTGCCGGATTATCTACACGAGATTTATCTCAAGTCTCACCGCGGCGAGGATGACCTGCTGGTGAAGATCTGCCAGAGCTTCCAGAAATCGATGTTCTGCGTAACGACAGCCGCGATTCGCGGCCTAGCCCCTTTTCCTCTAGAGACTGGCAATCCAGATGAGCAGTCCCAGAATCGGGCATACCTGACCGGCTGGCTGACGCGCTTGGTCGACTCTCGACTGACGACCGTCAATCCCGTCTAG
- a CDS encoding glycerate kinase, whose translation MAGPDFKTVQGILARWAAGEKPAAAEQRLLETAWLADAPRARAFGLEPGNIQTRVERYGEVWVRSRLAIADLAAQLNLAALPLETLWYLWIPLACQLQSLRQGCDRPVVQGILGGQGTGKTTLGAVLTRLLAVMGDRAVSLSLDDLYKTYAERQALQQQDPRLRWRGPPGTHDVALGLRTLDALRAGQFPVALPRFDKSACQGAGDRAQPESVAQADIVLFEGWFVGVRPLDSGSFDPAPFPIETEADRAFARAMNERLGEYLPLWERLDQLMVLLPQDYRFSVQWRQEAEQKMKAAGKSGMDDAEIQAFVHYFWRSLHPALFLEPLADRADHVNWIVEIDAHHRPTAVYRPGDRPHISSDSNARYHY comes from the coding sequence ATGGCGGGGCCGGACTTCAAGACGGTTCAAGGGATTTTGGCGCGCTGGGCAGCGGGGGAAAAACCAGCAGCGGCAGAGCAGAGGCTGCTAGAGACCGCGTGGCTTGCAGACGCCCCTCGGGCCAGGGCGTTTGGCCTTGAGCCAGGAAATATTCAGACGCGGGTGGAGCGCTACGGCGAGGTATGGGTGCGATCGCGCCTTGCGATCGCCGATCTCGCAGCCCAGCTCAATCTGGCAGCGCTGCCCCTAGAAACGCTGTGGTACCTGTGGATCCCCCTGGCCTGCCAATTGCAGTCACTGCGCCAAGGCTGCGATCGACCGGTGGTTCAGGGAATCCTAGGCGGGCAGGGCACCGGCAAAACAACCCTCGGGGCCGTGCTGACGCGGCTGCTAGCGGTGATGGGCGATCGCGCGGTCAGCTTGTCCCTAGACGATCTGTACAAGACCTACGCAGAGCGCCAAGCCCTCCAGCAGCAAGATCCCCGGCTGCGCTGGCGAGGCCCCCCAGGAACCCACGACGTCGCCCTGGGTTTGCGCACCTTAGACGCGCTCCGGGCGGGCCAGTTTCCGGTGGCGCTGCCCCGCTTTGACAAGTCCGCCTGCCAAGGGGCAGGCGATCGCGCTCAGCCTGAAAGCGTCGCTCAGGCCGACATTGTGCTGTTTGAAGGGTGGTTTGTCGGGGTGCGGCCCCTGGATTCTGGCAGCTTTGATCCAGCGCCCTTTCCCATCGAAACCGAGGCGGATCGCGCCTTTGCCCGCGCCATGAACGAGCGCCTGGGGGAGTACCTTCCGCTGTGGGAGCGGCTGGATCAGCTGATGGTGCTGCTGCCCCAGGACTATCGCTTCAGCGTGCAGTGGCGCCAAGAGGCCGAGCAGAAGATGAAGGCAGCAGGCAAAAGCGGCATGGACGACGCGGAAATTCAGGCGTTTGTCCACTATTTCTGGCGATCGCTGCATCCCGCCCTATTCTTGGAACCCCTAGCCGATCGGGCCGACCACGTGAACTGGATTGTCGAAATTGACGCCCACCACCGGCCCACCGCAGTCTATCGGCCGGGCGATCGCCCCCACATTTCCAGCGATTCCAATGCCCGGTATCATTATTAG
- a CDS encoding LysR family transcriptional regulator: MKQATLHQLRVFEAAARHGSFTRAAEELFLTQPTVSMQMKQLAKTVGMPLFEQVGKRLYLTDAGHELAAVCREIFERLTQFEMTIADMQGVKKGQLRLAVITTAKYFVPRMLGPFCRRYPGVDIALEVTNHKYLLERMSENLDDLYIMSQPPEDMDITCQPFLENPLVVLASADHPLAHERSIPLERLQDEPFIMREAGSGTREVIEELFSQNGMSMKVRLELGSNEAIKQAIAGGLGISILSRHTLALVGATNQLVTLDVEGFPIRRNWHVLYPSGKQLSVVARTFLEYLQTEGKQIAQETLSNRVFEPIA, from the coding sequence CTGAAACAAGCAACCCTTCACCAACTACGCGTGTTTGAAGCCGCAGCTCGCCATGGCAGCTTTACTCGGGCCGCTGAGGAGCTTTTTTTGACCCAGCCGACGGTTTCTATGCAGATGAAGCAGCTCGCCAAAACGGTTGGGATGCCGCTGTTTGAGCAAGTGGGCAAGCGTCTCTATCTGACCGATGCGGGCCACGAACTAGCAGCTGTTTGTCGAGAAATTTTTGAGCGGCTGACCCAGTTCGAGATGACGATCGCCGACATGCAGGGGGTCAAAAAAGGCCAGCTGCGTCTCGCGGTGATTACCACAGCCAAATACTTTGTGCCGAGGATGCTGGGGCCGTTTTGTCGCCGCTATCCGGGGGTGGACATCGCCCTTGAGGTGACCAACCACAAGTACCTGCTGGAGCGGATGAGCGAGAACCTCGACGATCTCTACATCATGAGTCAGCCGCCAGAGGATATGGACATCACCTGCCAGCCGTTTCTCGAAAATCCGCTGGTGGTCTTGGCTTCAGCGGATCATCCCCTGGCCCACGAGCGATCGATTCCTTTGGAGCGTCTACAAGACGAGCCTTTCATCATGCGGGAGGCGGGCTCCGGAACCCGCGAGGTCATCGAGGAGCTGTTCAGCCAGAACGGTATGTCGATGAAGGTGCGCCTAGAGCTCGGCAGCAATGAAGCGATCAAGCAGGCGATCGCCGGTGGCCTGGGAATTTCTATTCTCTCCCGCCACACCCTCGCCCTCGTGGGCGCGACCAACCAGCTGGTCACCCTCGATGTGGAAGGCTTTCCGATTCGCCGCAACTGGCACGTGCTCTATCCTTCGGGCAAGCAGCTCTCCGTTGTGGCTCGCACCTTTTTGGAGTATCTGCAAACCGAAGGCAAGCAAATTGCCCAGGAAACCCTGAGCAATCGAGTCTTTGAGCCGATCGCCTAA
- the leuB gene encoding 3-isopropylmalate dehydrogenase: MTQTYRITLLPGDGIGPEIMAVAVDVLKAVGRQFDLSFEFQEALIGGAAIDATNSPLPEETLTTCRNSDAVLLAAIGGYKWDTLPRSQRPETGLLGLRAGLGLFANLRPATILPQLIDASSLKREVVEGVDIMVVRELTGGIYFGQPRGVFTMESGEKRGVNTMAYTDSEIDRIGRVAFETARKRQGKLCSVDKANVLEVSQLWRDRMTALAEQYPDVELSHLYVDNAAMQLLRWPKQFDTIVTGNLFGDILSDAAAMLTGSIGMLPSASLGESGPGVFEPVHGSAPDIAGQDKANPLAQVLSAAMMLRYALDQPAAATRIEKAVERVLDQGDRTGDIMSEGKNLLGCRAMGDSLLTALEALAQG; the protein is encoded by the coding sequence ATGACCCAGACCTACCGCATCACCCTCCTTCCTGGCGACGGCATCGGCCCCGAAATCATGGCAGTCGCGGTAGATGTCCTGAAAGCCGTTGGTCGTCAGTTTGACCTCAGCTTCGAGTTTCAAGAAGCGCTGATCGGCGGCGCGGCCATCGACGCGACCAACAGCCCGCTGCCCGAGGAAACCCTCACCACCTGCCGCAACAGCGACGCGGTTCTGCTGGCGGCCATCGGCGGCTACAAGTGGGATACCCTGCCGCGATCGCAGCGTCCCGAGACCGGCCTGCTGGGGCTGCGCGCCGGACTGGGCCTGTTTGCCAACCTGCGGCCCGCCACCATCTTGCCTCAGCTCATTGACGCCTCCAGCCTCAAGCGCGAGGTCGTCGAGGGGGTCGACATTATGGTGGTGCGCGAGCTGACCGGCGGTATTTATTTTGGGCAGCCCCGGGGCGTCTTCACCATGGAATCGGGGGAAAAGCGGGGGGTCAACACCATGGCCTACACCGATTCTGAGATCGATCGCATTGGTCGGGTCGCCTTCGAGACCGCCCGCAAGCGCCAGGGCAAGCTCTGCTCGGTGGACAAGGCCAACGTGCTGGAAGTGTCCCAGCTTTGGCGCGATCGCATGACCGCCCTGGCCGAGCAGTATCCCGACGTTGAGCTGTCCCACCTGTACGTGGACAACGCCGCCATGCAGCTGCTGCGCTGGCCCAAGCAGTTTGACACCATCGTCACCGGCAACCTGTTTGGCGACATTCTTTCTGACGCCGCCGCCATGCTCACCGGCAGCATCGGCATGCTGCCCTCGGCCAGCCTCGGCGAATCGGGTCCGGGAGTCTTTGAGCCGGTACACGGCTCAGCGCCTGACATCGCGGGCCAAGACAAGGCCAATCCCCTGGCCCAGGTGCTCAGCGCCGCCATGATGCTGCGCTACGCCCTCGACCAGCCCGCCGCCGCTACCCGCATCGAGAAAGCGGTGGAGCGGGTCCTGGATCAGGGCGATCGCACCGGCGACATCATGTCCGAAGGCAAAAATCTCCTGGGCTGCCGCGCCATGGGCGACTCCCTCCTGACCGCCCTCGAAGCCCTGGCCCAGGGATAA
- a CDS encoding DUF565 domain-containing protein gives MQNTRLSSLIDVLLAQLRRWLLNPWRRVSLVVISLLFGFFTGNALSTTTGQSGDIDVLVAAITVSLTEAVSWFVYGRRWGERQPLLIDSLNAFKLGLIYSLFLEAFKLGS, from the coding sequence ATGCAGAATACTCGCCTCAGTAGCCTCATCGATGTCCTACTGGCGCAGCTTCGGCGCTGGTTGCTAAACCCTTGGCGACGGGTTTCTTTGGTTGTGATTAGCCTGTTGTTTGGCTTTTTCACCGGAAACGCTTTATCAACCACAACAGGCCAGTCAGGAGACATCGATGTGCTGGTGGCGGCGATCACCGTTAGCTTGACCGAGGCCGTGAGCTGGTTTGTGTATGGGCGGCGGTGGGGAGAACGACAGCCGCTGCTCATCGACAGCCTCAATGCTTTCAAACTGGGTCTGATCTACAGTTTGTTTTTGGAAGCGTTCAAGCTGGGCTCCTGA